In Buchnera aphidicola (Cinara curtihirsuta), the genomic window ATTCAATCATTTGATAATGTTTTACATATCATGAATCAAGGTGTTTTAATAACAGAATTATTGGGTGATAGTATAAATATAATTACTGGTAATTATTCATTTGGAATTTGTGGTTTTTGGATTGAAAATGGAACAATAAAACATCCTATTCATGGAATTACTATATCTGGTAATCTAATTAAAACATGGAATAATATTATATTAATGGCTAATGATATTAATAAAAAAAATAATATTCAATGTGCTTCAGTATTAATTGATAAAATACAAATTTCTGGATATTAATATTTCATGTAAATAAATTTATATATTTAGTATATTTTATAATAATGAAGTTGATCTATAAGCCGGGTTCTGTTAAAAACAGTCATTTATCTAGATTAATAATTACTTATTAATTCTTAGCAGTCTACCCGGAGATTTTTATGCGGGTACATTCTCCTGCTTGACCTTGCTCCTAGTGGAGTTTACCATGCCAAATTTGTTACCAAATTTTGCGGTGCGCTTTTACCGCACCATTTCACCTTTTCCTATTAAAATATTTTTTATTTATTTGTAATAAATATTTTATTTTGGTAGTTTATTTTCTGTTGTACTCTTCGTAAGATTTCTCTTCCCAGGTGTTACCTGGCACTATACCCTATGGAGCCCGGACTTTCCTCTGTTTAATAATTTTAATTATTACAGCGACTGTTCAATCAACTTCATTATATTTTTTTTTAACTATATTATTATATAGTATATTTTTATTGAAATCACATATTTTTGCAGTCATTTTTATAGCTGTACTTTTTTTCATTTCCTTTTTTAAGATATTAAAAATATTTAATATTTTAGAAGATATAATATTATTTTTATTTTTTTTTTTTCCATTAATTAAGATTGTTATTTCTCCTTTTTTCCAATAGATATTATTTTCTACAATATTAAGTATTTCTTCTACAGTTCCTTTTTTTATATTTTCCCATTTTTTTGTTAATTCTTTTGCAACGACTATTTTTCTTTTTGAACCCATTATTTTTTTTATTAATTTTATTGTATAGATTAATCTTTTTGGTGATTCATATAAAATAATTGTACGTATTTCGTTACATAAAGAATGTATTTTTTTTTCACATAATTTTTTTTTTTTTGGTAGAAATCCTTCATAACAAAATTTATTAGTTTTTAAACCTGAAGCGCTAAGAGCAGTGATTGCTGCGCAAGCTCCAGGTAAAGGAACAACTCTAATATTATTGTCGTACGCATATTTAACTAATAAATAGCCTGGATCGTTAATAATAGGAGTCCCTGCATTTGAAACAATTGCAATATTTTTACCATTATTTAACATTATAATATATTTATTTTTTTTTTTTTTTTCGTTAAATATATTTAATGTTAATAATTTATTTTTAATAGAAAAATGTTTTAATAAAATAGATGTATGTCTTATATTTTCAGAAATAATATAATCAACTTTTTTTAAAACATTAATCGATCTATATGTTATATCTAATAAGTTCCCAATAGGGGTAGGGACAATATATAGAAAACCAACATTATTTTTTTTTTATACATAATATTTAATTTATCCAATTTTATTTATTATAGTTAATTATAATAGAATTAATTTTTCTTAATTTTTATTTTTAATAAATGATTTAATATTATTAATCTTTTATTTATAATTCGTTATATTAATGTTT contains:
- the rsmI gene encoding 16S rRNA (cytidine(1402)-2'-O)-methyltransferase, whose amino-acid sequence is MVPTPIGNLLDITYRSINVLKKVDYIISENIRHTSILLKHFSIKNKLLTLNIFNEKKKKNKYIIMLNNGKNIAIVSNAGTPIINDPGYLLVKYAYDNNIRVVPLPGACAAITALSASGLKTNKFCYEGFLPKKKKLCEKKIHSLCNEIRTIILYESPKRLIYTIKLIKKIMGSKRKIVVAKELTKKWENIKKGTVEEILNIVENNIYWKKGEITILINGKKKNKNNIISSKILNIFNILKKEMKKSTAIKMTAKICDFNKNILYNNIVKKKYNEVD